Proteins encoded in a region of the Geobacillus genomosp. 3 genome:
- the hepT gene encoding heptaprenyl diphosphate synthase component II, with the protein MKLKAMYSFLSDDLAAVERELEQTVRSEYGPLGEASLHLLQAGGKRIRPVFVLLAARFGHYDPERIKHVAVALELIHMASLVHDDVIDDADLRRGRPTIKAKWSNRFAMYAGDYLFARSLERMAKLDDPRAHQVLAKTIVEVCRGEIEQIKDKYRFDQPLRTYLRRIRRKTALLIAASCQLGALAAGAPESVAKRLYWFGHYVGMSFQITDDILDFTGTEEQLGKPAGSDLQQGNITLPVLYALCDERMKAVITAVGPETGADEMAAVISAIKRTDAIDRSYALSDRYLEKALRLLGELPANQARTLLHDLALYIGKREY; encoded by the coding sequence ATGAAGTTAAAGGCGATGTATTCGTTTTTAAGCGATGATTTGGCGGCGGTCGAACGAGAGCTCGAGCAGACCGTTCGGTCGGAATACGGGCCGCTTGGGGAGGCGTCGCTGCATTTATTGCAAGCGGGCGGAAAGCGGATCCGTCCCGTTTTTGTCTTGCTGGCCGCCCGTTTTGGCCATTATGATCCCGAGCGGATCAAACATGTAGCGGTAGCGCTCGAACTGATTCATATGGCATCGCTCGTCCATGACGATGTGATCGACGATGCCGACTTGCGCCGCGGTCGGCCGACGATCAAGGCGAAATGGAGCAACCGGTTTGCCATGTATGCGGGCGATTATTTGTTTGCCCGTTCGCTTGAACGAATGGCGAAACTTGACGACCCACGCGCTCACCAAGTGCTCGCGAAAACGATTGTCGAAGTATGCCGCGGAGAAATTGAACAAATTAAGGACAAATACCGGTTTGACCAGCCGCTTCGTACATATTTGCGGCGCATCCGCCGAAAAACGGCGCTGTTAATCGCTGCCAGTTGTCAGCTTGGAGCGCTTGCCGCCGGCGCTCCGGAATCGGTGGCCAAACGGCTGTATTGGTTTGGCCATTACGTCGGCATGTCGTTTCAAATTACGGATGACATCCTCGATTTTACCGGCACGGAAGAGCAGCTTGGCAAGCCGGCGGGAAGCGACTTGCAGCAAGGAAACATCACCCTCCCGGTGCTGTATGCGCTTTGTGATGAACGGATGAAAGCGGTGATCACCGCCGTCGGTCCGGAAACAGGGGCCGATGAAATGGCGGCTGTCATTTCCGCCATTAAGCGGACGGACGCCATTGACCGGTCGTACGCGCTAAGCGACCGCTACCTTGAAAAAGCGCTCCGTCTGCTCGGCGAATTGCCTGCCAATCAAGCGCGCACCCTGTTGCATGATCTTGCCCTCTACATCGGGAAAAGGGAGTATTAA
- the menG gene encoding demethylmenaquinone methyltransferase — protein sequence MHQSKEERVHRVFEKISAHYDRMNSVISFRRHLKWREDVMRRMNVQKGKKALDVCCGTADWAIALAEAVGPEGEVYGLDFSENMLKVGEQKVKERGLRNVKLIHGNAMQLPFPDNSFDYVTIGFGLRNVPDYMTVLKEMHRVTKPGGMTVCLETSQPTLFGFREFYYFYFRFIMPLFGKLLAKSYEEYSWLQESAREFPGRDELADMFRAAGFVDVEVKPYTFGVAAMHLGYKR from the coding sequence ATGCATCAATCAAAGGAAGAGCGAGTCCATCGTGTGTTTGAAAAAATTTCCGCTCATTATGATCGGATGAACTCTGTCATCAGCTTTCGCCGCCATTTAAAATGGCGCGAAGATGTGATGAGGCGGATGAATGTGCAAAAAGGGAAAAAAGCGCTCGATGTGTGCTGCGGGACGGCCGACTGGGCGATCGCTTTAGCCGAAGCGGTCGGACCGGAGGGGGAAGTGTACGGTCTTGATTTCAGCGAAAACATGTTAAAAGTCGGCGAGCAAAAGGTGAAAGAGCGAGGCTTGCGCAACGTGAAGCTCATTCATGGCAACGCCATGCAGCTGCCGTTTCCTGACAATTCGTTCGATTACGTGACAATTGGCTTCGGTTTGCGCAACGTCCCTGATTACATGACGGTGCTGAAAGAAATGCACCGCGTCACGAAGCCGGGCGGCATGACCGTCTGTTTGGAAACGTCGCAGCCGACGCTGTTCGGCTTCCGCGAGTTTTACTATTTTTATTTCCGGTTTATTATGCCGCTGTTCGGCAAGCTGTTGGCGAAAAGCTATGAGGAGTACTCATGGCTGCAAGAGTCGGCGCGTGAATTTCCAGGCCGGGATGAGTTGGCGGACATGTTTCGCGCCGCCGGCTTTGTCGATGTCGAAGTCAAACCGTACACGTTCGGCGTGGCGGCGATGCATTTAGGCTATAAACGATGA
- a CDS encoding heptaprenyl diphosphate synthase component 1: MVKLASLKEEIEQLLDHPYLREHMPAPIVDEDRLLLALSMLADAPAAPNEADRYIIAMMIVQIALDTHDEVTDGGNDLRTRQLVALAGDLYSGLYYDLLARSGDIALIRSFAEAIRDINEQKVRLYEKKAERIEALFAAVGTIESALLAKFADRMAVPQWGQFAYHYLLLRRLLPEREAFVRTGTSAFFEQMAHIAFPRAKVRTNEQQRYLLRLCNRYIDHCKEALFAAKLSPNGLLQLRVTELSGGFSAIAKKTVEEG, translated from the coding sequence ATGGTGAAATTGGCGTCATTAAAGGAAGAAATCGAACAGCTGCTTGACCATCCGTATTTGCGCGAGCATATGCCGGCGCCGATTGTCGATGAAGACCGGCTGCTGTTGGCGCTGTCGATGCTTGCCGACGCTCCGGCGGCGCCGAACGAGGCGGATCGGTACATCATCGCCATGATGATTGTGCAGATCGCCCTTGATACCCATGACGAGGTGACGGATGGCGGCAATGACTTGCGGACGCGACAGCTTGTCGCCCTCGCCGGCGACTTGTACAGCGGGCTGTATTACGATTTGCTGGCGCGTTCGGGCGATATCGCGCTCATCCGTTCGTTCGCCGAGGCGATCCGCGACATTAACGAACAAAAAGTGCGTCTTTATGAAAAAAAGGCGGAGCGAATCGAGGCGCTGTTTGCGGCGGTCGGCACGATCGAATCAGCGTTGCTTGCAAAATTTGCCGACCGCATGGCGGTGCCGCAATGGGGGCAGTTTGCCTATCATTACTTGCTGCTGCGGCGCCTGCTCCCGGAGCGGGAAGCGTTCGTCCGTACCGGAACATCGGCGTTCTTTGAGCAAATGGCGCATATTGCGTTTCCGCGGGCGAAGGTGAGGACGAACGAGCAGCAGCGGTATTTGCTTCGCCTTTGCAACCGCTATATCGATCATTGCAAGGAAGCGCTGTTCGCGGCGAAATTGTCGCCGAACGGCCTGCTGCAGCTCCGTGTGACCGAGCTTTCCGGCGGATTTTCAGCCATCGCCAAAAAGACGGTGGAAGAAGGGTAG
- the mtrB gene encoding trp RNA-binding attenuation protein MtrB: MYTNTDFVVIKALEDGVNVIGLTRGADTRFHHSEKLDKGEVLIAQFTEHTSAIKVRGKAYIQTRHGAIESEGKK; the protein is encoded by the coding sequence ATGTATACGAACACGGATTTTGTCGTCATTAAAGCGCTCGAAGACGGGGTGAACGTCATTGGGCTGACGCGCGGCGCGGATACAAGGTTTCACCATTCAGAAAAGCTCGATAAAGGCGAAGTGTTGATCGCCCAGTTCACGGAGCATACATCGGCGATTAAAGTGCGGGGCAAGGCGTATATTCAAACGCGTCATGGCGCAATCGAATCGGAAGGGAAAAAGTAA
- the folE gene encoding GTP cyclohydrolase I FolE produces MPEINYEQIEYAVRLILEAIGENPNREGLIDTPKRVAKMYAEVFAGLQEDPKQHFQTVFSEEHEELVLVKDIPFYSMCEHHLVPFFGVAHVAYIPREGKVTGLSKLARAVEAVARRPQLQERITATVADSIVEALEPHGVMVVVEAEHMCMTMRGVKKPGAKTVTTAVRGVFETDANARSEILSLIKV; encoded by the coding sequence ATGCCAGAGATCAATTATGAGCAAATTGAATATGCAGTCCGCCTCATCCTAGAAGCGATCGGTGAGAATCCAAACCGCGAAGGGTTGATCGATACGCCGAAACGGGTGGCGAAAATGTATGCCGAAGTGTTCGCCGGGTTGCAGGAAGACCCGAAGCAGCATTTTCAAACGGTATTCAGCGAGGAGCACGAGGAGCTCGTGCTCGTCAAAGATATCCCGTTTTATTCGATGTGCGAACATCATTTAGTGCCGTTTTTCGGTGTTGCCCATGTCGCCTATATTCCGCGGGAAGGAAAAGTGACCGGGTTAAGTAAGCTCGCCCGGGCTGTCGAAGCGGTGGCGCGCCGCCCGCAACTGCAAGAGCGCATCACGGCGACGGTCGCCGATTCGATCGTCGAAGCGCTCGAACCGCACGGGGTCATGGTTGTGGTGGAGGCCGAGCATATGTGTATGACGATGCGCGGCGTAAAAAAACCGGGGGCGAAAACGGTCACAACAGCGGTGCGCGGCGTATTTGAAACGGACGCTAACGCCCGGTCCGAAATCCTTTCGTTAATTAAAGTGTAA
- a CDS encoding HU family DNA-binding protein, which produces MNKTELINAVAETSGLSKKDATKAVDAVFDSITEALRKGDKVQLIGFGNFEVRERAARKGRNPQTGEEMEIPASKVPAFKPGKALKDAVK; this is translated from the coding sequence ATGAACAAGACGGAATTGATCAACGCGGTAGCTGAAACAAGCGGTCTTTCCAAAAAGGATGCAACAAAAGCCGTTGATGCGGTATTTGATTCGATTACAGAAGCGCTGCGAAAAGGCGATAAAGTACAATTAATCGGCTTTGGGAACTTTGAAGTGCGCGAGCGCGCCGCCCGGAAAGGACGCAACCCGCAAACGGGCGAAGAAATGGAAATTCCGGCAAGCAAAGTTCCTGCATTCAAACCGGGCAAAGCATTAAAAGATGCTGTAAAATAA
- the spoIVA gene encoding stage IV sporulation protein A, giving the protein MEKVDIFKDIAERTGGDIYLGVVGAVRTGKSTFIKRFMELVVIPNIKNEADKARAQDELPQSAAGKTIMTTEPKFVPNQAVTVKVDDGLEVNIRLVDCVGYAVPGAKGYEDENGPRMIHTPWYEEPIPFQEAAEIGTRKVIQEHSTIGVVITTDGSIGEIPRHDYVEAEERVIGELKEVGKPFIMVVNTVRPHHPETEALRRELAEKYDIPVLAMSVESMREADVYSVLREALYEFPVLEVNVNLPSWVMVLREDHWLRESYQEAVRDTVKDIKRLRDVDRVVQQFAEYDFIEKAQLAGIEMGQGIAEIDLYAPDELYDQILKEIVGVEIRGKDHLLQLMQDFAHAKAEYDQIADALKMVKQTGYGIAAPALSDMSLDEPEIIRQGSRFGVRLKAVAPSIHMIKVDVESEFAPIIGTEKQSEELVRYLMQDFEDDPLSIWNSDIFGRSLSSIVREGIQAKLALMPENARYKLKETLERIINEGSGGLIAIIL; this is encoded by the coding sequence TTGGAAAAGGTCGATATTTTTAAAGATATCGCCGAGAGGACCGGCGGCGACATTTATCTAGGGGTTGTCGGCGCTGTCCGTACCGGAAAATCGACGTTTATTAAGCGGTTTATGGAGCTTGTTGTCATTCCGAACATTAAAAACGAAGCCGATAAAGCGCGCGCCCAAGACGAACTGCCGCAAAGCGCTGCCGGTAAAACAATTATGACGACGGAACCGAAATTCGTGCCAAACCAGGCGGTGACGGTGAAAGTCGATGACGGGCTTGAAGTCAACATTCGTCTTGTCGACTGCGTCGGCTATGCTGTGCCTGGCGCGAAAGGGTACGAAGATGAAAACGGCCCGCGGATGATCCATACCCCTTGGTATGAAGAGCCGATTCCGTTCCAAGAGGCGGCGGAAATCGGGACAAGGAAAGTCATCCAAGAACATTCAACGATCGGGGTCGTCATTACGACAGACGGCTCGATCGGGGAAATTCCGCGCCACGATTACGTAGAAGCCGAGGAGCGGGTCATTGGTGAGCTGAAGGAAGTCGGCAAGCCGTTTATTATGGTCGTCAACACTGTTCGGCCGCACCATCCGGAAACGGAAGCGCTCCGCCGCGAGCTTGCTGAAAAGTACGACATTCCGGTGCTCGCCATGAGTGTGGAGAGCATGCGCGAGGCCGATGTGTATAGCGTGCTTCGTGAAGCATTGTATGAATTCCCGGTGCTTGAGGTGAACGTTAACTTGCCGAGCTGGGTGATGGTGCTTCGTGAAGACCATTGGCTGCGTGAAAGTTATCAAGAGGCCGTGCGCGATACGGTGAAAGACATTAAGCGGCTGCGCGACGTCGACCGGGTCGTCCAGCAGTTTGCCGAGTATGACTTTATCGAAAAGGCGCAGCTTGCCGGCATTGAAATGGGGCAAGGGATTGCTGAAATCGACTTGTATGCGCCGGATGAGCTGTACGACCAAATTTTAAAAGAGATCGTCGGCGTCGAGATTCGCGGCAAAGACCATCTGCTTCAGCTTATGCAAGACTTCGCCCATGCAAAAGCGGAGTACGACCAAATTGCTGACGCGTTGAAGATGGTCAAACAAACAGGTTACGGCATTGCCGCGCCGGCGCTGTCCGACATGAGTCTTGACGAGCCGGAGATCATCCGTCAAGGGTCGCGCTTTGGCGTCCGCCTCAAGGCGGTCGCACCATCGATCCATATGATCAAAGTCGACGTCGAATCGGAATTTGCTCCGATTATCGGAACGGAAAAACAGAGCGAGGAGCTCGTCCGCTATTTAATGCAAGATTTTGAAGACGATCCGCTGTCGATTTGGAACTCCGACATTTTCGGCCGCTCGCTCAGCTCGATCGTCCGTGAAGGCATTCAGGCGAAACTCGCGCTCATGCCGGAAAACGCCCGCTACAAGCTGAAAGAAACGCTCGAACGCATCATCAACGAAGGTTCCGGCGGTCTCATCGCCATTATTTTATAG
- a CDS encoding DUF2768 domain-containing protein, with the protein MSPALAKMWIAIASMVFMFISVGFIYLSRYKINIRWLRFLLALVAYVLLILAGIIIIFVVFSGPTPQ; encoded by the coding sequence ATGTCACCGGCTTTAGCAAAAATGTGGATCGCCATCGCCTCAATGGTGTTTATGTTTATTTCTGTCGGTTTCATTTATTTGAGCCGCTACAAAATCAACATTCGCTGGCTTCGCTTTTTGCTGGCGCTTGTCGCCTACGTCTTGTTGATTCTCGCCGGCATCATCATTATTTTTGTCGTGTTTAGTGGCCCGACACCGCAATAG
- a CDS encoding NAD(P)H-dependent glycerol-3-phosphate dehydrogenase: MENIAVLGAGSWGTALALVLADNGHRVRLWGQRAEQIEEINEQRTNEKYLPGVRLPEAIDGYHDLCAALDGVSVAVLAVPTKAIRDVLQKARVCLAAPITVVAVSKGIEPGTHKRVSEMVVEEMGEWLEDVVVLSGPSHAEEVVLRHPTTVAVSSPNMEAARRIQDLFMNRHYFRVYTNPDLVGVEVGGALKNIIALAAGISDGLGYGDNAKAALITRGLAEIARLGCALGANPLTFSGLAGVGDLIVTCTSVHSRNWRAGHMLGQGKKLDDALESMGMAVEGVRTTKAAYELAKKLGVKMPITEVLYEVLFAGKDPKEAVDSLMARGKKQEMDDLMNIFAEQ, encoded by the coding sequence ATGGAAAACATCGCTGTATTGGGCGCCGGAAGCTGGGGGACGGCGCTGGCGCTCGTTCTGGCTGACAACGGGCACCGCGTCCGGCTTTGGGGGCAGCGGGCTGAACAGATCGAGGAAATCAACGAACAGCGGACAAATGAAAAGTATTTGCCGGGCGTTCGCCTGCCGGAAGCGATCGACGGCTATCATGATCTTTGCGCTGCGCTTGACGGCGTGTCCGTAGCGGTGCTCGCTGTGCCGACAAAAGCGATCCGCGACGTGCTGCAAAAAGCGCGCGTGTGCTTGGCGGCGCCGATCACCGTGGTCGCCGTCAGCAAAGGAATCGAGCCGGGGACGCATAAGCGCGTGTCGGAAATGGTCGTCGAAGAAATGGGCGAATGGCTCGAGGACGTCGTTGTCCTTTCCGGGCCGAGCCATGCTGAGGAAGTGGTGCTCCGCCACCCGACGACGGTGGCGGTGTCATCGCCGAATATGGAGGCGGCGCGGCGCATTCAAGATTTATTTATGAACCGCCACTATTTCCGCGTGTATACGAATCCTGACTTAGTCGGCGTCGAAGTCGGCGGGGCGCTGAAAAATATTATCGCCTTGGCGGCCGGCATCAGCGACGGGCTCGGCTATGGGGATAATGCGAAAGCGGCGCTCATCACAAGAGGGCTCGCCGAGATTGCCCGCCTCGGCTGCGCGCTTGGTGCCAATCCGCTCACGTTTTCCGGGCTGGCCGGGGTCGGCGATTTGATTGTCACATGCACAAGCGTCCATTCCCGCAACTGGCGGGCCGGCCATATGCTTGGACAAGGGAAAAAACTGGATGATGCACTCGAAAGCATGGGGATGGCTGTCGAAGGGGTGCGGACAACAAAAGCAGCCTACGAGCTGGCGAAAAAACTCGGTGTGAAAATGCCGATTACCGAAGTGCTCTATGAAGTGCTGTTTGCCGGAAAAGATCCGAAGGAAGCGGTCGATTCGCTTATGGCGCGCGGAAAAAAGCAGGAAATGGACGATTTAATGAACATTTTTGCCGAACAATAA
- the der gene encoding ribosome biogenesis GTPase Der, giving the protein MANPVVAIVGRPNVGKSTIFNRIVGERISIVEDVPGVTRDRIYSSAEWLNHTFYLIDTGGIDIGDEPLLVQIRQQAEIAIDEADVIIFMTNGRDGVTAADEEVAKLLRRSNKPVVLAVNKIDNPEMRELIYDFYALGFGEPYPISGAHGTGLGDLLDAVARHFPKGAAEEYEEDVIKFCLIGRPNVGKSSLVNAILGEERVIVSDIAGTTRDAVDTSFVREGQEYVMIDTAGMRKRGKIYESTEKYSVLRALRAIERSDVVLVVLNAEEGIIEQDKKIAGYAHEAGRGVILVVNKWDAVEKDDKTMVEFERKIRDHFPFLDYAPILFVSAKTKQRLHKLLPLVQLVSDNHAMRVQTNVLNEVIMDAVAMNPTPTHNGRRLKIYYMTQVAVKPPTFVAFVNDPDLMHFSYERFLENRIRDAFGFEGTPIKIIARPRK; this is encoded by the coding sequence ATGGCAAATCCAGTTGTGGCGATTGTCGGCCGGCCGAATGTGGGAAAATCAACGATTTTCAACCGCATTGTCGGAGAGCGCATTTCCATTGTCGAAGACGTGCCCGGTGTGACGCGCGACCGCATTTACAGCAGCGCCGAATGGCTGAACCATACGTTTTACTTAATCGACACCGGCGGCATTGACATCGGCGATGAGCCGCTGCTCGTACAAATTCGCCAGCAGGCGGAAATAGCCATTGATGAAGCCGATGTCATTATTTTTATGACGAACGGCCGCGACGGTGTGACAGCCGCCGATGAGGAAGTGGCGAAGCTATTGCGCCGGTCGAACAAGCCGGTCGTGCTCGCCGTGAACAAAATCGACAACCCGGAGATGCGTGAGTTAATTTACGATTTTTATGCGCTCGGCTTCGGGGAGCCGTACCCGATTTCCGGAGCGCATGGGACGGGGCTTGGCGATTTGCTTGACGCCGTCGCCCGCCATTTTCCAAAAGGGGCCGCCGAGGAGTATGAAGAGGACGTGATTAAGTTTTGCCTCATCGGCCGTCCGAACGTCGGCAAATCGTCGCTCGTCAACGCCATTTTAGGAGAAGAGCGGGTCATTGTCAGCGACATTGCCGGCACGACGAGGGACGCGGTGGACACGTCGTTTGTGCGCGAGGGCCAAGAATATGTTATGATTGATACGGCAGGAATGCGTAAGCGCGGAAAAATTTACGAAAGCACGGAAAAATATAGCGTGTTGCGTGCGCTAAGAGCCATTGAGCGTTCTGATGTTGTGCTCGTTGTCTTAAACGCGGAGGAAGGCATTATCGAACAAGATAAAAAAATCGCCGGATATGCGCATGAAGCCGGGCGCGGGGTGATTCTCGTCGTCAATAAATGGGACGCCGTCGAAAAAGACGACAAAACAATGGTCGAATTTGAACGGAAAATCCGCGATCATTTTCCGTTTTTGGACTATGCGCCGATTTTATTTGTGTCGGCGAAGACGAAACAGCGGCTCCATAAGCTGTTGCCGCTCGTGCAGCTTGTCAGCGACAACCATGCGATGCGCGTCCAGACGAACGTGCTCAATGAAGTCATTATGGATGCGGTGGCGATGAACCCGACGCCGACACATAACGGGCGGCGCCTCAAAATTTATTACATGACGCAAGTCGCCGTTAAGCCGCCGACGTTCGTCGCCTTTGTCAATGATCCGGACTTGATGCATTTTTCATACGAACGGTTTTTGGAAAACCGCATCCGCGATGCGTTTGGCTTCGAGGGCACACCGATCAAAATCATCGCCCGCCCGCGGAAATAA
- a CDS encoding capping complex subunit for YIEGIA, protein MTHEKMILAVITMNGETVAGGAPIFVCRTKEEMERIAANLEAILDGIAHELGDGLLVIVKH, encoded by the coding sequence ATGACACATGAAAAAATGATTTTGGCGGTCATTACGATGAACGGTGAAACGGTCGCCGGGGGTGCGCCGATCTTTGTTTGCCGCACGAAGGAGGAAATGGAGCGAATCGCTGCCAATTTGGAGGCGATTTTGGACGGCATCGCCCATGAACTCGGCGACGGGCTGCTTGTGATCGTCAAGCATTAG
- a CDS encoding YIEGIA family protein, producing the protein MNEYTFPILYGVAVGVLTRLYLLRTDYRQYPTYLHGRTIHIALGAIAAGLGTVAVPAIMEKEFAAITFLALAASQFRDVRNMERNTLNELDQYELVPRGKTYIEGIAIVFEGRNYLVIFVSFLSTLFYLVWNVWAALAASAIGMMVARQFMSGSRLKDIADVKYVKPHFEGAGLYVDDIYIMNIGLPARREEILRYGMGFILTPKNFNARTTIANLGQRQAILHDVSTALGIYRDSGTPALVPLAKRDLNDGRVGIFVLPQVEDVEKAKAVIENVPVLENAIRMPGERRWKRRGGRGHDT; encoded by the coding sequence GTGAATGAATATACGTTTCCGATTTTATACGGCGTTGCTGTCGGGGTGCTAACGCGTCTTTATTTGTTGCGCACCGATTATCGGCAATATCCGACATACTTGCACGGGCGGACAATTCATATCGCGTTAGGGGCCATCGCCGCCGGCTTAGGGACAGTCGCTGTGCCGGCGATTATGGAGAAGGAGTTTGCGGCGATTACGTTTTTGGCCCTCGCGGCTTCGCAGTTTCGCGACGTGCGCAATATGGAGCGCAATACGTTAAATGAACTTGATCAGTACGAATTAGTGCCGCGCGGAAAAACATACATTGAAGGCATTGCCATTGTGTTTGAAGGGCGGAACTATTTAGTCATTTTCGTCTCCTTTTTATCGACGCTCTTTTATTTAGTGTGGAACGTTTGGGCGGCGCTCGCGGCCAGCGCCATCGGCATGATGGTGGCGCGACAGTTTATGAGCGGAAGCCGGCTGAAAGACATCGCCGATGTCAAGTATGTGAAGCCCCATTTTGAGGGGGCGGGTTTGTATGTCGACGACATTTATATTATGAACATCGGCTTGCCGGCGAGGAGGGAAGAAATTTTGCGCTATGGGATGGGCTTTATTTTAACACCGAAAAATTTCAACGCCCGTACGACGATCGCCAACCTTGGCCAGCGGCAGGCGATTTTGCACGATGTGTCGACGGCCCTCGGCATTTACCGCGATTCCGGGACGCCGGCGCTTGTGCCGCTGGCTAAACGTGATTTAAACGACGGGCGCGTCGGCATTTTCGTTTTGCCCCAAGTCGAGGATGTCGAGAAGGCGAAGGCGGTCATCGAGAACGTCCCGGTGTTGGAAAACGCCATCCGCATGCCGGGTGAGCGGCGCTGGAAGCGGAGAGGAGGGCGCGGTCATGACACATGA
- a CDS encoding YpzI family protein, with amino-acid sequence MGKDRQEKKLKQSRRVESDRDQSFAYKGAARLDTPDEARGRNRS; translated from the coding sequence GTGGGAAAAGACCGGCAAGAGAAAAAGCTGAAACAATCGCGGCGCGTTGAGTCAGACCGCGACCAGTCGTTCGCCTACAAAGGCGCAGCCCGGCTTGATACGCCGGACGAAGCGCGCGGGCGGAACAGATCCTAA
- a CDS encoding GerAB/ArcD/ProY family transporter translates to MEKGKITSTQMLLLLYPAIVATAILLVPGVTAQHAEQDMWLSPFWASLIGFLTVHLSVQLHGLYPKKTPIEYSVEILGWFFGKLVGLLFLLFYFHVTSIIIREYGEFVVGNFLFHTPIQFVMGTMVFVCAVAVRSGVEVLGRLAQILVPVVIVLLVIIVLLLLPDIDPETMLPMFENGLWPSIMGAATPQSWFSECFLMAFLLPHVIDEDHGRKWGNIGVIAVMLTLFFTNLVTLFVFGNTTGQFVYPVMSVVRYISIADFLEHVEAVVMALWVVGVFLKICVFYYVSVSAMALWLGLSQYKPLVFAAGCMLWLCSIWSARDLIEMTHFLGTSGSFYLTSVQTVIPFILLVIAKWRKRAASSSTAASNGQEK, encoded by the coding sequence TTGGAAAAAGGGAAAATCACATCCACACAAATGCTGCTGCTGCTCTATCCGGCCATTGTGGCCACCGCTATTTTGCTCGTCCCGGGAGTGACGGCCCAGCACGCCGAGCAAGATATGTGGCTGTCACCGTTTTGGGCTTCGCTTATCGGCTTTTTGACCGTGCATCTGTCGGTTCAGCTGCACGGTCTTTATCCGAAAAAAACGCCGATTGAATACAGTGTGGAAATTTTGGGCTGGTTTTTCGGAAAACTAGTCGGGCTGCTTTTTTTGTTGTTTTATTTTCATGTTACGAGCATTATCATCCGCGAATATGGAGAGTTTGTCGTCGGCAACTTTTTGTTTCACACGCCCATTCAGTTTGTGATGGGAACGATGGTGTTCGTTTGCGCTGTCGCCGTCCGCAGCGGGGTGGAAGTGCTCGGCCGGCTGGCACAAATTCTTGTGCCCGTTGTCATTGTGTTGTTGGTCATTATTGTGCTCTTGTTGCTTCCGGATATCGACCCGGAAACGATGTTGCCGATGTTTGAAAACGGGCTTTGGCCGTCGATCATGGGGGCGGCCACTCCGCAAAGCTGGTTTAGTGAATGTTTTTTGATGGCGTTTTTGCTCCCGCATGTGATTGATGAAGATCATGGGCGAAAATGGGGAAATATCGGGGTCATCGCGGTCATGCTTACACTCTTTTTCACCAATTTAGTGACCCTTTTTGTGTTTGGAAACACTACCGGGCAGTTCGTATATCCGGTGATGAGCGTTGTCCGCTATATTAGCATCGCTGATTTTCTCGAACATGTCGAGGCGGTCGTCATGGCGCTTTGGGTTGTCGGTGTCTTTTTGAAAATTTGCGTCTTTTACTATGTGTCTGTGTCCGCTATGGCTCTTTGGCTCGGGCTGTCGCAATACAAGCCGCTCGTATTTGCGGCGGGATGTATGTTATGGCTTTGTTCCATCTGGTCGGCGCGAGATTTAATAGAGATGACCCATTTTTTAGGGACGAGCGGCTCATTTTATTTGACGTCTGTGCAGACAGTTATTCCGTTCATTCTTCTAGTCATCGCGAAATGGCGGAAACGGGCGGCTTCTTCTTCAACGGCCGCCTCGAACGGGCAAGAAAAGTAG